The stretch of DNA GGGCTCGAGGAGATCGAGGCCACGAGCTTTGTCTCCCCAAAGTGGGTGCCCCAACTCGGCGATGCGGAATCCCTCTGGCCCCTGTTGCCGCCCGGACCCGAGTATTCAGCGCTTGTGCCAAACCTCAAGGGCCTTGAGCGCGCCCTCGCGCTCGGGGTAAAGCGAATCGCGCTCTTCACCGCGGCAAGCGACGCGTTCACCCAGAAGAACATTCGCATGACGGTCGCCGAATCGCTGGCGCTGTTTCGCGAGGTGGTGGCTGCCTTTCGCGGGTCGGTCCCCGATGGCTGGATTCGTGGGTACGTCAGCACGGCGTTCGAATGCCCCTATGCCGGGAGGATCGCACCGGCGGCAACAGCCAAAGTCGCCCGTTCCTTGGCTGAGCTCGGTGTGGACGAGGTCGCGCTGGGAGACACGATCGGCGTGGCGGTACCGGCCGAGGTGCGCGAGCTCGATCATGCGGTTTTCGACGTTGTCCCCAGACCCATGATCGCCTACCATTTCCATGACACGCGTGGCACCGCCATCGCCAACGTGGCGGCGGCGCTGGAGGACGGAGTTCAGGCCTTCGACGCCAGCGCGGGCGGGCTCGGGGGGTGCCCGTATGCTCCCGGTGCCGGAGGCAATTTGGCGACAGAAGACCTCGTCTACTTCCTGGAGCGAAGCGGGTTCGCTACCGGGGTGTCGCTGCCGGATCTGGCGCAGGCGACCCTTCCGGTGCTGCGGCTCCTTGGGCGGAGTCCGGCGGCAAAATCTCAACTTGCGGCCTTGGCCGCGTCGCCCCAAAAGCGATGAGCCCGATCCCGATCACGGCGACCAGGGCCGTCGAAGCCCATTCTTCCTTGTTGAGCTTGAACTCGCGGAAGTTGACCGCCAGTACGCACAGCCCGATCGGAACCAGCGCGGGCAGCGGTCCCGCGAGCATCACGATCAGCATGTAGACCAGCAGCGTGGGCGCCAGCCAAAGGAGCGTTTGCCTGGCCCTCATCCCAAAGCGGAAGATGGCGACGAAGAACATCGCCATGAACAGAAAGTCCGCCGGGCCGACGTGCGCCGTCGCGGCCACCGGCCCAAACGTCGGGTCCTGCTGAACCTTGGGGACGTGCCAGCCGATCGTGTCCAGCACTTTCGGCGCGACTTGAAGGATGATCTTGGTTGGGCCGATGGGGGTCAGCACCAGAAAGATGTCGATCGCCGCCAAGAACAAGGAAACCGGGAGCAGCAAGTTCTTCTCTTTGAGCAGCGTCGTCAGGAGAGCGCCGAGGCCCACGCACCAAACCATCAGCCCGGTCTGCCCCAATGCCGCAAGAATAGCTGCCAACACACCCCTTCCACCCAGCGCCGAGGCATAGGTGAGGCCTACGTGCATCGCCACGCCGATCCCGATGAAGCCCCACGCGAGCCTGGGTGTCCAACAGTGGCTGGCGGCCCGGAAGATCGCATAGACGGGAACGGCGATAAACACAACCCCGATCAAAACCGCGAGGGGACGAACCAACGCGGCCGGGATGGGGACGAACGCCAGCGCGATGCTGAGCGCAGCTAGCGCTGCCAGCAAGGTGGCGAACGTCATGAGTCCGCCTGGTGATGGGTCTTGAGCGTGAGTTTCGCCTGCCATAACGTTTGACGCCCCGTGTCAGAGCAGGAGGCCCGTGGCCGCGCCGAGCGCTTCCGGGACTTTGGCGTCCAGCACCTGGTGGTACACGTTCAAGACGCTCTGGACCATCGTTGCGGCGCCCGCGTCTCGAACCGATTTGAGCGCCTCAGTCGACATCCGGGCGTGCATTTCGTCGTCTGCCAGCACGCGCAACACGCAGTCGGCAAAGGAACGGGCGTCGTTCGGAACGATGAAACCGTCAACCTGGTTGTCCACAGCTTCTCCGGCGCCGCCGCCCGCCACCACGACCGCCGGCAGACCGTAGGCCATCGCCTCCTGAACCACTAGGCCCTGGGTCTCGGTGACCGAGGCAAAGACGAACAGGTCGGAGGCCGCATAGACTTCATCCACCGCCTCTCGCGGGATAAACCCGAAGAAACGAACGCGATCGCCGATGCCGAGCTGGCGCACCATCTCGTCGCATTCCCAGCGGTAAGGGCCGTCCCCCACCAGGCAAAGCCTCGCGTTGGGGTCCTTTTGGAACACGCGGGCGGCCATCTCGAAGAGGACCGTCAGGTTTTTCTCTCGCGCCAGTCTGCCCACATAGAGCAGCACCTTTTGGTCCGGCGCAAAGCCGAGCTTTCGGCGCATCTCGCTTCGATCGAGCTCGGCGCCGATGCGCCTGCTGGTGGGGATAATCGTGGCCGGGGTCGCCACCGAATGTCGCCTGAGCCACCGATAGGCAGCGTGGCTGGGCACAATGACGTGGTCCACGCTGCCGTAATAGAAGCTCGTGTGTTTGGCCATCTTGAAGCGCACATAGCGCCTTGGAAAATAGGGGATGTAGTGGGCGTAACGGTCGTACAGCGTGTGGTAGGTCGAGACGATCGGGATCTCGTGGGACTGCGCCCAGCGCAGTCCCACAAACCCGAGCGTGAACGGCGTGTGGGTGTGGATGAGGTCGAACTCATGCCGCCGGAACTTGCGCAGAAGCCCAATAAACGGCGGTACCGCGAGCGGGTAGCCCTTGGTCCATGGCGACTCGAACGCGCGGGTGCGATAGGTGTTGGCGTCGGGATCACGGTAACCCGGCGCCGCTGCCGTGAAGAGGTGCACCGAATGGCCCGCGTCTCGCAGGCCATGGATGAGCGTGTCAATGCTGATGCTGACCCCGTTCAGAATGGGCAGCGCGCTATCCGAGAAGATTGCGATGCGCAACCTCTCTCGGGGCATGGATTACTCCTCGGGCAGCCGGCCGTGCTCCTCGACAAACCTGGCAATATTGCTTAGCCGGAAGCGCCGCTGGCCACCCTTGGTGCGATGATGGGACAGCCACTTTCGGTTCGTGTAGCGGCGAACGGTCGCCGGGCACACGCCGAGCAGGCGGCTCGTGTCTTCGAGAGAAAGCTCAGGATCGAGGAGGCGCCGGATCAGCTCATCGCGGCTCTCTTTGAATTCGCCTCGGTAGTAGTTGCTCGTCACGTTGTCGTCGAAGTACTTGTTCAGGAATTCGACGAGCTTGGGCAACTTCTCCCAGGTTCGATAGAGGTCCTCGCTGATGACGCTGGTGGTCTGCGGCTTGCGGCTGCGACGGGGTCTGGGCGCGCTCAGTTCGGTTTTGCGGAACCGTTTTGAGCCTCTTCCCGAACCTGCCAGGTACTCGCCGAAGTTGGGCACCTCGCCCTTGATCGGGGATTTGCCGTTGGCCGGCTTGTCGAGAAATGCGTTGTCGATGTAAGACTGCGGATCAAACTCTTTCTTTTTCAAAACGGAATCCTCTTGAATTCTGGGGGTTTGTGGAGTTTACTCCCATGCAACCCGCGAATACCTGCACGGTTTCAACTTCGACGAGGGTTCTCTGTGAAGTTGGTGGCGCGACCTTCTTTCGCAGCTACACCGGAGCCGCTGAGGCTCCGACGCGCTTGACGAAATTTTCGACGATCCGGAACCCCTCTTGGGTTAGCGCCGATTCAGGGTGAAACTGAACGCCCTCGATTGGAAGGCTCTCGTGCCGCATACCCATCACCTCATCGTCGTCCTCTGAAGTGGCGGTGACGAAGAACCCCGGCGGCAACGAGTCGCGAGTCACGATCAGCGAGTGGTAGCGTATGGCGCTGAACGGGTTCGGCATACCCTCGAAAAGCCCCTTGCCGTCGTGCCGGACCATTGAGGCTTTGCCGTGCATGATCTTGTGCGCCTGGCGCACCACGCCTCCAGCGACGTACCCGATCGCCTGATGCCCTAGGCAGACGCCGAAGAGCGGCCGTTCGGCGATCTTGTAGCCTTCGCGCTCTGCTCCAGAGAGGTAGGCGGAAAGCACGTCCAGGCACACGCCCGACTCGGTCGGAGTGCAAGGGCCAGGTGAAAGCATGATCCCATCGGGCTTCAGCCCGACGATCTCGTCCATCGTGATCTCGTCGTTCCTGCGCACGACGATCTCCGCCCCGCACATCCCCAGGTACTGGACCAGGTTGTAGGTGAAGCTGTCGTAGTTGTCGATGACGAGGATCACGAGCCTATTGTGACGCCTGAAGGTCGGATAATATCTCCTATGGAACGGAGGTGGGTTCGCATGTCTCGACTCAAATGGCTCCTGGCGACAGTGTCTCTTGCGTGCTTGGCGGCGGCCGGCTTTCAGGGCGCCTCGACGCCGGAACGATCGCTCAATGAGTTTGCGGCGGCGTTTGTCGCGGGAGATTTCGCCAAAGCCGTGACCTACGTCGTCGGCGGAAAACTCGACCCGCAGATGAGCATGATGGCAAACGCCATCAAGCAGCAGGGGCCGACGCTCAAACTCTCCAAGATGGCCGTCAAACGAAACGGCGACAAAGCCACGGTGAATGTGACGGTCACGATGGGCAGCCGACAGGGAGGCAGTCATACCGAGGTCGAGGACGTCCCCATGAAGCTCGTCGGGGGCAAGTGGTTGATCGTCCCCGCTTCGGGTGCCGATCCTGGGGCCGGGCGCAAGCCGATCCAAGGCATGGCGCAAATGCTCAGCCAGGGCATGAGGCCGCTGTTCCAAGAGGCCAAGAGCCGCGCGATGTCCACCACCGCGCTCAGCAACGTGAAACAGCTCGCCGTAGCGACCATCATGTACAGCAGCGACTACGATGACAAGTATCCGCCCACCGTTGGCGGATGGCACAAAGCGATTTTCCCTTACTGCAAAAACGAGCGCCTCTTCAAGGCGCCCGGCGATAAGGGCCAAGGCGACAGCTTCGCGCTCAATGCCTACGTGGCGGGCAAATCCTACTCGAGAATGGCCATGCCTTCCGACGTTGTGATGGTGTATCAGGGCAAAGGCCAGAAGCTGGCCTTCGATCAAACCGGCCGCGCCGCCGTTGCGTTCTGCGATGGCCACGCGCGGCTTGTAGACAGAGAGGCTGCGAAGAAGCTTCGCTGGAAACCCTGAGGGACAAAGGGACAAGGGGTCGAGGGGACCGAAAAGGACTTCTGAGCCCGTGGGGCAGACTCTCAGTCTGCCTGGGTGAGTTCGCCGACTTGTCGGCGCACGCTCAATGCCGCCCGTAGCCGCAGGTCTTCAGCCTGCGTCCGAAGGAACCTATCTCATCAATTTGCGGAGGGCAAGATTCAGGCATCGGGCTTGACCGATCGGGTTAGCATCGCCGCGGCGGCAAGCCGCATGGGTGAGAGCGCCGACAAGTCGGCGCACTCCCAGCCGCACTCCCGACGACCTCGGATTACCCTTCCAATGAGGAGGGCGCATAGTTGCCTGCCAACCCCCGCAGCGCCCGAATGCGGTCCGCCGTAGAGGGGTGGGTGCTGAGCGCGTCATCGAGGCTCGCCGTGAGTTTGCGAATCGGGTTCACGATGTAGAGGTGCTCCGTGGCCCGGTTGGCGGCTTCGAGCGGCTCATGATCCTCTGAGATCTTCGTTAAGGCCGAAACAAGGCCCTCGGGATTGCGCGTGAGCTGCGCCGCAGTGGCGTCGGCCAGATACTCGCGCTGGCGGCTGACCGCCATATGGAGCAGTGCGGCAAAGAGCGGCGCCAAGATCGCGAGCAGAATCCCCAGGATCACAAAGATCGCATTGCCGCCGTTGTTATCGCTGCGGCTGCGACGGCCCCCGCCCCACCAAATCGAACGCCCCAGGAAGTCCGCGAGGAGAGGAATGAGCCCTGCAACGAGCGCGATGGTGGTCATGAACCGAATGTCGAAATTGCGGATGTGGCCGATCTCATGCGCGATCACCGCCTGAAGCTCCTCGCGGTTCAGCTTTTCCAGTAGACCCGTGGTGCAGCAAACCGTCGCGTGCTCGGGGTCCGGGCCCGTGGCGAAAGCGTTGGGCGCGGAGTCGTCGATCACCATCACCCTGGGCTTGGGGATCCCGGCGGCGATGGCCATCTCCTCGGTCACGTTGCTCAGGACCTGATCCTCAATAGGGCTTGCTTCCCGCGCGCCCGAGATGGCGAGCACGATCCCGGGTCCCGAGAAGCGCGCGAGCATGGCCAGAAAGAGGCCGAGAACGCCGGCGCCCACAGCCCCAGCAAGCCACAGGTCGGGCTGATAATAGCCTGCTAGGACCGCGCCAAGCGCTGCGAGCAGCAGGACCAGGAAGAAGGCGTAGACGAAGCTGGCGCGCTTGTTGGCGGCAATCTGCTCGCGGAGGGTTCGCTTCATGGGTGCTGGAATAGTTTACGGGGAGGAAAGGGATTAGGTTTTGAGGTGTTCAGGTTGTCGGGTCTTGAGGTGTTCAGGTTTTGGGGTTGTGAGGTGTTCAGGTCTTTCGGTTGTCGCCCGGCCAGGCTGGTGGTTTGGACCGAGCCGATGAAGCCCCAAGCACCTGATAACCTGAGAACCTGAAAACCTATGCTCCAGAGAACCTGAACACCTGAGAACCCGGCCACTCTCCCCTCCCCCGGTAAACTCCAGGCTCGATGTCCAAGCAGACCTCCATCATGACGGCGATTCCTTATGTGAACGCGACGCCGCACATTGGGAACATCCTGACGGACCTGGCCGGAGACGTCTCCGCCCGGTACTTCCGCATGCGCGGGCACGAGGTGTTTTTTCAGGCTGGGACCGACGAAAACGGCCTGAAGATCAAGGAGGCCGCCGAAGCCGCCGGGGAAGACGTTCATGCTTTTGTGGACCGGATCGCCGCCCGATTTGTTGAGATTTTCGGCGGCATGAAGATCGAATACGACGGATTCGTGCGCACCGCCTCTGACGAGCACAAGGCCGTCGCACAGGAGTTCTTTCGGCGACTGCAGGCCGAGGGGCACATCACGACCGGCACCTATGAGGGGTGGTACGACGTTTCGACCGAGACCTTCTTCCGGGAGGCCGAACTCGTCGATGGCAAGTCGCCCGATGGCAACCCCGTGCGCTGGGTCAGCGAGACAAACTACTTCTTCAGGCTGAGCGCCTTTGAGGAGAAGCTTCTGAAGGCGTATGAATCCGGCGCGATCAAGATCGTTCCCGAAACGCGATTCAACGAGGTGATCTCGTTCATCAAGCAGGGCCTTCGCGACATCGCTATTTCGAGGAGCAACCCCGGGTGGGGGGTGCCGGTTCCGGGCGACGATGCTCAGGTGATCTATGTATGGTTCGACGCTTTGATTAACTACATCACGTCGACGGGCTGGCCAAAAGAGGGCTGGGAAGACCGCTGGCCGCCCGCGGTGCAATGGCTCGGCAAGGACATTCTGACCCGGTTCCACGCCACGCTTTGGCCCGCGATGCTGATGGGAGTGGGGTTGCCGGTGCCGCCCGTCATCGCGGCGCACGCCTGGGTGCTTTTGGGTGGCGAGAAGATCTCCAAGTCGAAAGGCAACGTGGTCGCGCCCCTGGAGCTGGCCGAGGACCTCGCTGCCCGCGCAGGTTGCACACAAGAAATCGCGATTGATGCCGTGCGGTACTACCTGACCGCCACGATGCCGTTCGAAAACGACTCCGTGTTCACCTATGAGGACTTTGACAAGCGCTACAACAGCGATCTGGCGAACGACCTCGGGAATGCCCTGAATCGGAGCCTCTCGATGGCGCACAAGTTTGTGGATGGCAAGATGCCGAACGCGCCGATCGAAGCAGAAGCTCAGGCTGCCATCGCGCAAGCCAAGGCCGGATTCGAGTCGGCGATGGAGGGCTTCCGGCTGGAGCGAGCCATCGATGCGGCGATGGGGCTGGTGCGGTTTCTCAACAAGTACATCGACACCCGGGCGCCTTGGGCGCTCGCAAAGGCCGGCGATCCTGCATTGGCGTCGGTACTGGCCTCGATGCTCGCCTGCCTGCGAGCTGCCGAAGGTCTTGTGCGCCCCGTGGTGCCCGAGACGGCCGATCAGATTGCCAAACAGCTTGGCTGTGCGCCGCTGTCCTCCTGGAGCGATATTGGAGCGGAGGGGGCCTTGCCGCCGGGGACGGAGCTCGGACGCCCGCAGCCGATTTTCCCACGATTGGAGACCCAAACCACAAAACAACAAGACAAGGAACACCCCAAGATGTGGACCCCAACCCCAGAAACGGCCCCCCCCACCGAGACCAAGCACGCCGAGGCTGCGAACGATCTCATCGCCTATGAGGACTTTGCCAAAGTCCAGTTGCGGATCGCGCGGGTGCTCGAAGCCGAGCCCATCGAAGGGGCCGATAAGCTGCTGAAGCTGCAGATCGTCCTCGGCGACGAAAAGCGCCAACTGGTTGCCGGAATCCGGAAGGACTACGACGTGGCGGACCTGATCGGGCGGCAGATCGTGGTGGTGGCGAACCTCAAACCGGCCAAGCTGCGCGGCGTCGAGAGCCAGGGGATGCTTCTGGCGGCGGTGTCGGAGGATGGCGGAGCCATCCTGCTCCAGCCGGACAAGGAAGCCCCCGAAGGCGGGAAGGTCAAGTAGCAACGGCTACGGGTTTCGAGCTTCGTGATGCTACCTTCGGCAGGGCAGACTGAAAGTCTGCCCTTCGGGAGGCCGCGTTCATGCCCCCTATCGCCGCTGCATAGCCTGCTGGAGCATCATGAATTCGGCCAAGTTTTCGGCGCTAACCATGCCGACAAGGCGGTCCTCCTCAAAGACGAGCGCCGGAGTGCCGCTGGAAGATCCAATCGCCCTCAGGGCGTCCTCCATCGGTTGGTCGGGGACGAGCCGCGCGAATTGCCGGTCCATATGCCCAGCCACATAGCCCCATTGACCCTCTGAGGCGAGCCCGCGCACGATCCCGTCACGCGTGAGCAGCCCCAAAACCTCGTCGCCGACGACGATGGGAAAGCCCGTCTGCGAGCTCTTCAGCAGCAGGTCGGCCGCCTCTGAAAGAGTTGCGCCGCTGGAGAGGGTCTGGAAATCGGTCATCATCGCCTCCGACACGCGCTTGCCCTCGATGATCGCGAGCCCGACGGCAGTCTGCACCTCCTGCCCCGCGCCGACGAAGACCAGCAGAGCGATCACGGTGAGCATGATGTTGTTGTCGACGAGCCCCCAAAACCCCATCGCCATGGCCATGAGCTGCGCGATCGCGCCGGACATGCGCGTCGCCTGCACTTCGGGGTACTTCAACGCCAAGAGCGCTCGGAGGACTCTGCCGCCGTCCATGGGGAGCGCCGGGATCAGGTTGAACAAAGGCAGGAACACATTCGCAGCGAACAGCCCTTGGAGGTAGGTCGCCTTTTCGAGATCGACCCCCGCACTGGGAGGCTTACCCTCGACAGCCACAGCGATCGGGTAGATCGCGAGCGCGATGAGAACGTTAACCGCGGGTCCCGCCAGGGCGATCCAGAGTTCCTCCCTGGGCTTGGGCCGAGTTTCGAGCATCGCCATACCGCCAACCGGATAAAGGGTCACGTCGCGCGTTTTGATGCCGAACCTCTTGGCGACCAGCGCGTGGCCGAATTCGTGGAGCACCACGCAAACAAAGATGGACGGCACAAGCAGGGCGTGGCTGCGGTCCTGCTCCCGATAAGCGAGCATCACCAGCCAGATCAGGAACAGCACAAAGGTGATGTGGAGCCGTAGCGGGATGCCAAACGGGTTGCCGATCTTGATCGACCAAATCGAGTCTCGGGTGGGACGTCGGCGCGCCATAGCTTGGCAACAAGATACCGCCTGGTGGGCCTTCTTCCCTGAAGACGGGCCTAGAAGACCCTCACTCGGTTTGCCCGCCGTCAATTCTCCGCTCTTGGGACTGTTTGCATTTGGGCTCGGCGAGGTCGAAGAGCGATAGCCGGTGGCCGAGCTTAACGAGACCCCCCGTTTAGGGCCACCTCAAAGCCCACAACCCGGAGGGCTGCCAAAGGCTGGACCGCAGATTCCTCATCGCTCGCGTTCGGCGCAGAGCAGGACCTCTCCAAGGCGGGAGAGGCGCTTCGAAAGCCTATAGCCCGCGGAGCAGGCGCTGGCGATAGTGCTCGTCCGGGCGCTTGTGGATTCGGGCGATGTCGGCCCCGGAGAACCAATGAATCGGTGCGCCGGTCTGAATCGCGGCCAGCGTCACGCGGGCGGCTTTGACCGCCATACGGGTTGCCGACTCTATCTCGGCGACGCTTGCGCCCAAGGCGATGAGGCCGTGGTTCTGGAGCCAGATGGTCTTGGGGCATTCATCGGTGCGCTCGATGAAGGCCACGACCCGCTCGCGGATAACCCGTGCCAAGGGAAGGCCCGGGTCGGTGTAGGGAACAAATACGCTCTCGGGTCCGCAGCAAACGATCTCATCCGGAAACAGCCGCTTCTTTGCGAGTTCTTCCGCCTGCTCCAAGCAGAGCAAGGCGAGCAACGGGGTCGGGTGGGTGTGGCCAACGAACGCCACACCCGGCAACCGAAGCAGAAACGCGTGCATGAACGTCTCGACGCTCGGCATGGCACCTCTTGCCGACTTGACCGTGGCGGCTTGCAAGGTCTGCTTAACCTGTGCATCGTCGAGGTCCGGGCCGTCCACCGCTGCCAGAATCGGACTGAAAGCAACCTCGGCTAGGCCCTGATCGTCGAGCTCTTCAAGGCTCTTGCCGCTGGCCTTGATCCAAAAGGTGGACTCGGTGGCGTGTCCGCTGGCGTTGCCCTCGGCGAGAATCGCAGCATCGAGCGCAGACGATCCCAGCGCTCTGGACAGTTGGATGACGTCGATCATCGCCATGGTCAGGGTGATTATGATGGAGTGCGGGTTGCTGCCGTGCCTATGTGCGGAGGATCAACAGCTCGCGAGGGCCGTGCACGCCTTGAACGAGCACGCCCTCGATGTCGGCGGTTCGGCTAGCGCCGGTGACGAAGACGGAAGTCCTTGAGTCCATTTTCTCGATCGCCTCAGCCAAGGTTTCCACAATCGCCGAAGACTCGATGATGCAGATATGGGTCCATGGGGTGAGGCTGGCCAGGCGCCTCTTTCCGGGCCCCGCTGAGAGCAAGAGGCTGCCCGTTTCGGCAACCGCCAAGTCGGCCGTCGTGATGCCAACCTCGGCTTCCCACGGGTCTTCGGCAACCAGCCAAGGGAGCCCGGCGACGAAGGGCATGGCGTCTTCGTCGATGAGCGCAGGTCTACTCAGGAAGGGTTCCAGGTCGGCCGTACCGATCATGCGCCCTCCGAGGGGCTCGACCAATTGCTGGAACTGCTTCCAAAGCTCTGCTTCAGAGACGGCGCACCTTTGGCCAGGAAAGGCGCTCGGGTGGGCAGCACCGCTGCCCCTTGACAGGGCGCCTAGAATCAGGTCACGCTCGCTCATGCCACCACTTCCTGAAGTCTCGCCCCTGCTTTGAGGGAGCTTCTTTGAACTCGGTCCAGGACCCCAGCGCCGGGTTGGGCAGCGAGGAGGCATAGGGCAGAAGGGTCAGCCCGGTCCGCCAAGTTCTGGCATTGCTGGCGGCTCTGCCAAACCATTGCCAGGGGATTCCGTCGCGAACGACGCCCTTCTCGGCCGCCTCATGCCGAAGCTGCAGCAAGAGATGAGGGATCGGAATCTTGACCGGGCATACTTCCTCACACGCGCCGCAGAGCGAGGAGGCTTTCGCCAAGTCGCCATAGGCTTCGACGCCGTCCTTCGCGGGGGCGAGCACCGCGCCGATCGGGCCACCGTAGACGTGCCCGTAGCCGTGGCCCGAGGTCACGCGGAACACCGGGCATACGTTCTGGCAGGCCCCGCAGCGGATGCAGCGCAGGATGTCGCGATAGGGGCCGTTCAGCACCTTGGAACGG from Armatimonadota bacterium encodes:
- a CDS encoding lactate utilization protein, which codes for MSERDLILGALSRGSGAAHPSAFPGQRCAVSEAELWKQFQQLVEPLGGRMIGTADLEPFLSRPALIDEDAMPFVAGLPWLVAEDPWEAEVGITTADLAVAETGSLLLSAGPGKRRLASLTPWTHICIIESSAIVETLAEAIEKMDSRTSVFVTGASRTADIEGVLVQGVHGPRELLILRT
- a CDS encoding site-2 protease family protein, which gives rise to MARRRPTRDSIWSIKIGNPFGIPLRLHITFVLFLIWLVMLAYREQDRSHALLVPSIFVCVVLHEFGHALVAKRFGIKTRDVTLYPVGGMAMLETRPKPREELWIALAGPAVNVLIALAIYPIAVAVEGKPPSAGVDLEKATYLQGLFAANVFLPLFNLIPALPMDGGRVLRALLALKYPEVQATRMSGAIAQLMAMAMGFWGLVDNNIMLTVIALLVFVGAGQEVQTAVGLAIIEGKRVSEAMMTDFQTLSSGATLSEAADLLLKSSQTGFPIVVGDEVLGLLTRDGIVRGLASEGQWGYVAGHMDRQFARLVPDQPMEDALRAIGSSSGTPALVFEEDRLVGMVSAENLAEFMMLQQAMQRR
- a CDS encoding aminodeoxychorismate/anthranilate synthase component II, producing the protein MILVIDNYDSFTYNLVQYLGMCGAEIVVRRNDEITMDEIVGLKPDGIMLSPGPCTPTESGVCLDVLSAYLSGAEREGYKIAERPLFGVCLGHQAIGYVAGGVVRQAHKIMHGKASMVRHDGKGLFEGMPNPFSAIRYHSLIVTRDSLPPGFFVTATSEDDDEVMGMRHESLPIEGVQFHPESALTQEGFRIVENFVKRVGASAAPV
- the metG gene encoding methionine--tRNA ligase, producing MSKQTSIMTAIPYVNATPHIGNILTDLAGDVSARYFRMRGHEVFFQAGTDENGLKIKEAAEAAGEDVHAFVDRIAARFVEIFGGMKIEYDGFVRTASDEHKAVAQEFFRRLQAEGHITTGTYEGWYDVSTETFFREAELVDGKSPDGNPVRWVSETNYFFRLSAFEEKLLKAYESGAIKIVPETRFNEVISFIKQGLRDIAISRSNPGWGVPVPGDDAQVIYVWFDALINYITSTGWPKEGWEDRWPPAVQWLGKDILTRFHATLWPAMLMGVGLPVPPVIAAHAWVLLGGEKISKSKGNVVAPLELAEDLAARAGCTQEIAIDAVRYYLTATMPFENDSVFTYEDFDKRYNSDLANDLGNALNRSLSMAHKFVDGKMPNAPIEAEAQAAIAQAKAGFESAMEGFRLERAIDAAMGLVRFLNKYIDTRAPWALAKAGDPALASVLASMLACLRAAEGLVRPVVPETADQIAKQLGCAPLSSWSDIGAEGALPPGTELGRPQPIFPRLETQTTKQQDKEHPKMWTPTPETAPPTETKHAEAANDLIAYEDFAKVQLRIARVLEAEPIEGADKLLKLQIVLGDEKRQLVAGIRKDYDVADLIGRQIVVVANLKPAKLRGVESQGMLLAAVSEDGGAILLQPDKEAPEGGKVK
- a CDS encoding hydroxymethylglutaryl-CoA lyase, yielding MVRIIEVGPRDGLQNEATPIPTESKLAFVAALAACGLEEIEATSFVSPKWVPQLGDAESLWPLLPPGPEYSALVPNLKGLERALALGVKRIALFTAASDAFTQKNIRMTVAESLALFREVVAAFRGSVPDGWIRGYVSTAFECPYAGRIAPAATAKVARSLAELGVDEVALGDTIGVAVPAEVRELDHAVFDVVPRPMIAYHFHDTRGTAIANVAAALEDGVQAFDASAGGLGGCPYAPGAGGNLATEDLVYFLERSGFATGVSLPDLAQATLPVLRLLGRSPAAKSQLAALAASPQKR
- a CDS encoding class II aldolase/adducin family protein, giving the protein MAMIDVIQLSRALGSSALDAAILAEGNASGHATESTFWIKASGKSLEELDDQGLAEVAFSPILAAVDGPDLDDAQVKQTLQAATVKSARGAMPSVETFMHAFLLRLPGVAFVGHTHPTPLLALLCLEQAEELAKKRLFPDEIVCCGPESVFVPYTDPGLPLARVIRERVVAFIERTDECPKTIWLQNHGLIALGASVAEIESATRMAVKAARVTLAAIQTGAPIHWFSGADIARIHKRPDEHYRQRLLRGL
- a CDS encoding M48 family metallopeptidase produces the protein MKRTLREQIAANKRASFVYAFFLVLLLAALGAVLAGYYQPDLWLAGAVGAGVLGLFLAMLARFSGPGIVLAISGAREASPIEDQVLSNVTEEMAIAAGIPKPRVMVIDDSAPNAFATGPDPEHATVCCTTGLLEKLNREELQAVIAHEIGHIRNFDIRFMTTIALVAGLIPLLADFLGRSIWWGGGRRSRSDNNGGNAIFVILGILLAILAPLFAALLHMAVSRQREYLADATAAQLTRNPEGLVSALTKISEDHEPLEAANRATEHLYIVNPIRKLTASLDDALSTHPSTADRIRALRGLAGNYAPSSLEG
- a CDS encoding glycosyltransferase; translated protein: MPRERLRIAIFSDSALPILNGVSISIDTLIHGLRDAGHSVHLFTAAAPGYRDPDANTYRTRAFESPWTKGYPLAVPPFIGLLRKFRRHEFDLIHTHTPFTLGFVGLRWAQSHEIPIVSTYHTLYDRYAHYIPYFPRRYVRFKMAKHTSFYYGSVDHVIVPSHAAYRWLRRHSVATPATIIPTSRRIGAELDRSEMRRKLGFAPDQKVLLYVGRLAREKNLTVLFEMAARVFQKDPNARLCLVGDGPYRWECDEMVRQLGIGDRVRFFGFIPREAVDEVYAASDLFVFASVTETQGLVVQEAMAYGLPAVVVAGGGAGEAVDNQVDGFIVPNDARSFADCVLRVLADDEMHARMSTEALKSVRDAGAATMVQSVLNVYHQVLDAKVPEALGAATGLLL
- a CDS encoding helix-turn-helix domain-containing protein translates to MKKKEFDPQSYIDNAFLDKPANGKSPIKGEVPNFGEYLAGSGRGSKRFRKTELSAPRPRRSRKPQTTSVISEDLYRTWEKLPKLVEFLNKYFDDNVTSNYYRGEFKESRDELIRRLLDPELSLEDTSRLLGVCPATVRRYTNRKWLSHHRTKGGQRRFRLSNIARFVEEHGRLPEE